DNA from Apostichopus japonicus isolate 1M-3 chromosome 15, ASM3797524v1, whole genome shotgun sequence:
GTTGACAAGACAGTGGTCTATGGTCTGACACTCCATATGTTATACACGAATGTATACCTTTGACATTCAATTTGAGCTCCGACTTTAGGGGATCATTTCACCCCACCCCGTATACACATCCTCTTTTTTTATCTCTGCCTGCACTATTGTGTACTTCCAACATTCAACAGGCTCTATTCGAGTTTCTTCAGATAATGATTTATTCAGTTAACCTGTTTGTAAACTCCTTGATTTCGATACAGGTATACACCATGCCAGAATATCTCAACAAGCGATTCGGTGGCCAGCGAATTCGTGTTTACTTGGCCATTTTGTCCCTCATATTGTCAGTGCTGACGAAAATATCCGTAAGTTATGACTTGAGAATGTCTTCAAGCAGTATATGATGGTGAAGAATGTGTATGATAGTACCGTAAGgcgaaatccccccccccctccctgcacgtaaaataattaaaaaataaatttgttgtgaaatataaaaagaatataggcctatatatttgcAAGTACTGCAGTTACCACGGCCTTCGTTAGTGCTTTTTGTTCTTTGACAAGGTGGAAGACTTAAAttcgcttttttttttggggggggggtggtcttgATGTTGTTCATTATTGCTTGctaccaccccacccctcacctATCCAACCTTCGACACCGCTCAAGGATCTAGTACAGGTGCGTATTGAAAGCCTTTCATATGTTATTGTAAATAGTTTAAAAGAGTTAGGATGGGATTGAAAAATGCCATCCTGATGGTTACAAGGTTTAAAAGGTTTAGTATGATTATTTGTCTCATagagttttgttttgttttaatacaggTTGCATTATTTACGGGTGCTTTATTTGTTCAGCAAGCTCTAGGATGGAATCTCTACCCCGCTGTCATTATCTTATTAACTGTGACCGCCATATACACAGTAATGGGTAcgtaatgacgtcattggtttatatatatatatatatatatatatatatatatatatatatatatatatatatatatatatatatatatatatatatatatatatatatatataatcattagCGTTTAGGAGGGAATATGAGAACCAATCTTATCAGTAAGCATTTTCATAGAATCTACATGCATCAGgttttaacatatatatcattagtCCATACATTTCTCCAGCTCCCGGAATTTTTGAATTAAAGATGGAGCAGAGACACTTAGGGTAGTGCCCCAAAATATGACAGACGATGAACTAGAACATGAATTACACTTTTGTGTTACAATTAACTTAACGTTTTCTCCTATACTTTATATCCCTTTTCCCCCTACTCCTTCTCCATTTATTCTCTCATCCCTTTTCTTTTCGGCAGGTGGACTTGCTGCAGTTATTTACACAGACGCAGCCCAGACGGCTATTATGATAGGGGGCGCTGCTGTACTTATGATACTATGTAAGTTCCACATTCTGCAAAATATTCTTCATTTTGATGCAAATAACCCACGGTTATCAAatgtatgaaaaacaaaacaagaccaAACACCCCTTACAGTTCCATTTAGTAAagtaatgtttctttctttgcagCTTTCCAGGGAAGTATCCTGGGATGAGTTACAGCTCGAGTATCCTCTAGCAATTCCAAGACAGGCTCTCGTTGGTAACATCTCCTGCGGTCTACCAAGAGAGGATGCTTTTCATCTCTTTCGGCATCCCATCCACTCAGATCTGCCCTGGCCTGCAATGATCTTTGGCATCACTGTATCTGCCACGTGGTATGTCTGCGCTGATCAGGTAATTAAATGGAATAACGTCAGCAAAGCCGGAGCACAGGGATATACATGCCGCCCCCCCTTCCTATCCGCCCACCCAGATTTGTGGAAAACCTCAATAAAAGTGTCCCCTTGCAGAAATTAAAATTGCCCCGTTTTGGTTATAAAATACACTTTTTccattttgtaattaaaatggGCTCTTTGTTATTtaacagaaagaaaacaaaatcgttgaaaaaaaaaagttcttaaACAGTGCCCTGTTATGTGAAAAACGTTGAAGAAAAAGATACTTGAAAGTTACTATTAGATAAAAAGCATTTAAAATATTGGAATTTGAAAGTCAAATTTTGTGCCTGCTCTTTTTCTTTGCTACTCTTATTTTATTATCAATAAAGGTATGTCTGTCGTTATGACTGTTCCGCAGGTAATGGTACAGAGAGCCTTAGCAGCTAAGTCTGTGGCTCACGCCAAAGGAGGATGCATTCTGGTGGGCTTTCTGAAATCGTTGCCTCTCTTTCTGATGGTTTATCCTGGGATGATAAGCCGCGTTTTCTTCACTGATGCAGTAGCTTGTGTGGATTCCGTAGAGTGCATGAAACATTGCCAGAGTGAAGTGGGATGCAGTAACATTGCATATCCTAAGCTGGTTGTCAACATAATGCCCATAGGTAAGTATTATAGAATTCGAGATTGCATGGCTTCTCTATATATGTAAAGTTTCCCGGGCAAGTAAACCCATTTGTGGTAAACCCATTTGTGATAAATGCAGCACATTATCTTGACTTCAATTTCggatttattttacaaaaggCAGAAATATATGGTGGGGGTGAAATTAAGGAATTCCCTTACGATGTCGAATaggaagccccccccccctccaacacaCACACGCGACACCCCATCTCCACTCTACCAGTTAGATTTCTCAAACATatcattattgctgtttttgTTAATTGCAAACACTAGACAAGTAACCATAATATAATAAACTTCACACATATACTGACCATGAGTTCCTTCAAGGGTTTCTTTCTCCGTCCCGGGTCTGAAAGTTCTCTCGGGCTATATACTGTGATGAAACGACACGGCACcttatatatttcttaacagGTTTAAAAGGATTGATGTTAGCTGTAATCATGAGCAGTTTGATGAGTTCATTGACCTCCATCTTCAACAGCAGTAGCACCATATTTACCATCGATATCTGGACCAGATTCAGACCAAGGGCCAAAGAGACGGAGCTGATGGTGGTTGGTCGGTAAGCCTGTTGATATCATCCCGCATAGGTCCCGCATAGGGGTGCCTGGTTCCTCCCTCCCCGGTGGGTGAATAGAGAGCTCTCTGAATGATTTTATTAGCTGTGATAACAATTTGCGTATGGTAGTCTTGATCTCATAGTTTACAAATAGCTTTGGGGGTGGTGATTTTCAAACCTTAAAAAGGCGAAATCTACTTACCGTAATATTCAGAGTTTCTATCATGCAGTTTTGAAAATCAGACCAAGGAGCCAAAGATACCCAGCACTGACAAtgtgataatgataatgataatgggAATATGTACAGttcttaattattattttctttttttttaatgttcatttTTTAACTTTCCACCAAACAGTACAGAAgtgtaattgttttttttctggcaTAACCAAGTCTCACAGAAAGATCTATTTTGCAAAATGAATGCAAAAATTGGTTAGGTGTTATGTGTACATGAAAGAGAGAGTGAGCGAGAGAAGAGAAgagggtggagagaggtggagggagggggcggGGTGGCTGGGGAAATGTATAATTAAACCATCCAGATTAAACAGGAGAGGGGCTAGGGGGTACTTGTAGCATACCGTCTTTCTGGGTAGTAAGACTTTCTCCTTCTTAATTTTTacgttttttcttcatttccagAGTATTCATTCTGGTTTTGGTTGTTATTGGCATCCTGTGGATCAGTATCATCCAATCAGCGCAAGGAGGACGTCTGTTCGACTACATACAATCGATCACTAGTTACCTAGCGCCCCCAATTTGTGCGGTATTTGTACTCGCTGTATCGTGGAAGAGAACCAATGAAAAGGTATTCGCGATACACACATAATCGAAGACAGACTGTAACAGAATTGCTTGATTAAAGATAACTTGATTTGTTTGTATCTCTTACTTTCTCTATCTTACAAAACCTTGCTGAAGATTTCAATTCACGTGTCACCTGTTCATCTTAAATGAGCGAAGTCACACCAACAATTATTCGTGAAAACaatgttaaagggtgtgaacactcgcgcaaaaagaaacgtctaatgccggtaatttgacctagtttcgaataaggtgtaacagaagtgtttaacACCACTTTCGACCCCAGAAAATACacgcacagcttgctaccgtcggtaattagacactagtgtacagtcagtacatacagctgcggtcaatacccacatcacagtatatatacaaacgatacagcgatggacatctcaggtccagctaaagataacaaggtatcacgtttcattattctctgcattttgtagcgacaaaaagaaaacttcacatgtaagcaacagaaagttaactttttcagatggccgcacgcggtttggggcgaatcttcaatgcctttaagggaGAAATATTATAGTATTATAATAATAGGGGcctataatattattataattttgtaACAATCCAAAGTTATTTGTAGCCTTTAGATATTGTCATGACCGAACCAATCCCTGTCCCTCCTTAGTTTCGCTCACACAGAACATTTAGCTTGACTTCTTTCATTCTctgagaaataaatatatttataaaagtgGAAAGAGAATGATTTCATTGTGCCCATCATGCGCACTGCTACAGGATGTGGGAGTGTTCACCAATCCCTTTGTCAAATCGTGTTACTACTAATCCCTAGTTAACAAAACGAGGAAGAACAATCCCCTACACATACAGTTTTCAATGTTGGGAAAGCGCCCCCCACCCCTGGTAACCCTGATTCTACGCCTACGGAAATGATTTATCTAATTTGACCTTTCCATATTCTGTGAATaaaaattttaacttttattgAATCATCTTCAAGTTAGTGGGTTTAGAGACAAATTCTTTATAGGATTGGGGGAGGTGGTGCCGGACTACCCAATAAGCATTTGAGGCACAAGGTCTTGGGGTCTCTGTGAAAACATCCGGGCACATCGAAACATTGTTCGCGTTATGTCCGAAGAAAAAACAGAGACTTTGCAAGCAAGAGGAGGGTGggcgtttatatatatttataattttaggtttacagtcttgttcaggacCAAGGCTCTCTCACACGACGtaacaacttaaccctggtcattggtaacttgtcacacctacaccaaagtgtgcacaattcaatcaatctctcccaGGGCACCatagtgcaccacaaccacgtgtcccccgggggacttcccatagggtgcagccacaaaccggcgcaaacagctatatttacaagttacctcccaggtccccatttatacacctgggtgaagagaggcaatggagataaagcgccttgcccaaggacacaacgtaatgatctggccagggctcgaacctgttatccttagatcacaagtccactgccttaaccacttgaccacaacgcccttagggggggggggtcggagggGAAAATACAGATGACCAATAtatctcacattttgttgtccTTCCAGGGAGCCTTCTGGGGCTTGATGTTTGGTTTCGTAATTGGATTGATTCGAATGGCCATCGACTTCACATTTACTGCTCCTGCATGTGGAGAGATTGATACGAGACCAACATTATTGGCTAACTGGCACTATCTCTACTTTGGTGTCTTCTTATTTGGCGTTGTCAGTATTTTCACAATCGTTGTGAGTTTGTTAACGGAACCATTGCCTGAGAGATATGTAAGTTAAGATAATACTAAACtaggactatatatatatatatatatatatatatatatatatatatatatattatcaccTTATACGGGGTAATAGATATTTTcattatctatctatctattataaatattattattataaacatttgttcgttcaaatggggggggggggggggttgtattgAAAAGGACCccttgtaataaaaaaaatagcgaTGGCTCTTTGGATGCATGCCTGAAGTGACctcaatgataaaaaaaaatggacactCATGTAGATAATAGTTCCTGATGTTTTTTTCTATAAAAGTATATGAACTGTTCTTCTAGCCCCCACCCACAGGCGTTTTCAGGGGATGGAAGTAGGGtacttttgcatattttaatagAGTGATGTTATGTTCTTTGAAAGAACTGCATGATCATTAGAAACAACTCGTAACCCTCTCATATTATAAACAGCCTTCGAATCACTCTCTTACTCCTATGTgcatgaccttttgacctcaaaaaattgttttttgttaccAAGTtgtaagaagaaaaataaatcccCTCGGGTACAGCCCCCCccctataaaaacaaacaatgggTCCCTTGGGCCACTTgagttgaaaatgaaaatgtatactcagagttaaaaaaaattattcacttTATTTTGACACTTGTGTGACCCTATGAGAGCACTGATAACAGTTCCACAGTACCATGCTGTGGTGAATATGAACACAcgttaaaatatttcaacacaTTAATGTTGATCTACTTTATCAGTTTACACGTTACTTACTGTATTGAATACGATGATCGGAATGGCACCTGCGCTTCCATTTTGTGACTTTATTACCTATATGTCACTGCTACATATTGGTTATTCTGTTCAAAGAGCGGTGCCCCAGAGTGTAGTCCACTGGCCCCGAGGAAATCGTTACGGTGTGTCGTATGGAGCGCGGCTCGTGGGTAGGATGGGGTGCCTTAACTGATAAGAATTCGTTCCTGATAAGAGAATGATGTAGTAGGTCCCCCTAGATTGCTTACGGCCCGACTCCACTGTGGACCGCAGCATCGGCTGGGTCTTTTTCCCGAGAAGAGTTTTTAATCAGTGTGCCAAACGTCGTTAGTAACAGTAGAATAATGATCAGTTTGTTCGAAACAACTAAATGTAATGCCCTGCACGTGCCAGGTTATATGCTTATTCCGACCCTTAATTGAGTGTGCAGCTATGGAATAacggcaatatatatattatatatcataaattTTCTTACACTCGTTCAAACAGATACGAGGACTTACCTTCTGGACAAGAAAAGATAAATTGATAACAGACGATGAACCTGTCATTGAAGTTAGAGAAGAAGGCAGACAAGAATCAAGAGAAAACGGTGAGTTAAAACAattggtttatttggttttcgtctgtgttttgtaaatattatatttgcaGAGTATTGCTAGAAGTAAGATTGCAATCATTGCTGAAACTAAGACAATCTCATACGCGGATTGATATTCCACCACCCGCATACACTCTGTCGGGacgcgtatttttttttcccaggacgaacgtgggcatcggccaatcataTCCCTGGATTctaaacatgtgacgcttttttcaaaaaacatgttctgaatctttttttcTAGTTTTGACCCCAAATTATGAACGAAAATCCTTCATTTTCACAGAAACTGAatccctaacccactttctaaatcctaactctgatttcaaacgaatttgtaaattcctgaaaaacctgaaacccacgttcgtcctgggaaaaaaaaaaaaaaaacgctgtCGGGACTAGTCTTGGTCGAGACGTTCGTTCTACATATAAATATCGTGGAATTATAACAAACTAAGGGCGCCCTTCCACAAATCAGCCTGTCAGGATGCGAGGGCGCACTCATATTAGTTGTAACAGGCAAAGTAACATGTCGGGACCGGTGTATCGTCGAGATATATACTGAAGACGGCTTTAGTTTGAGGTGTCGTAGGGCGCCGCTTTCCTTTTGGTCGCAAAAGTTGTTTATATATTCGTCCGAAGTGTCATACCTGCCACTTCTTTCAATGCCACTATAGAACCTCCGGTTGATGCATCGAGCGCCGGTATCAATTTATGACATAGTCCGCTCCTGGACAACCCTCCATAATTTCAGAAACGAAATTTacaagttctttttttttaaggtatttttgtcatttattcTGTGATGCATATACAGAATATGTTTACAGTTTGATGTTCTATGAACGTTGTGCCTGCTCTGCAACGATAGTTGTTAAAGTTGTTTATCAACCCTATCCATGCATCTGTCAACAGTAAATTATGAATCacatttatattttctgttgAGTATATCAATAAAGGCGATAAGTCTCCAGTTTGTTTTAAAGGTCATGCCGATCTGAAATACTTTGAACGGGAACACTGTTACTTTTTTTTGCacatgacaataaaaaaaacataatttttttataatgaCGTCAAAAGTTTCCTGTTAAGAATGTACAAGCTTATCATAATTTTATAAtccatttcccccccccccccccacagaggACGTCTCTTGTGGAAGGCGGTTCGTGGATGTGATATGCGGGACGGGTCAGGACTCTAATGCAGCACCGACCGCCAAGGAGCTTGATAGCCTCGAAAAACTCTCCTCGTTGGCGGAGACCAGAACTGAAACCATTATCCTAAATGCCACAGCCATTTTTATGCTTGGGTGCAGTCTGGTACTTTGGGTTGTTTTTGCTTAGTGAATTCACTTATGTCGGGTGtaggaagggaggggaaggggaagggaagtgggtgggtggggatgtTGCAACAGCTAAAAGAAGAGTGTCCTTTCTATAACGCTCGTTAATAATGCTGCAACGTTTACTCTATAAAGCTATATCATTGCACACATGAGAACGGAATTGCCCATCAATGTACAACTGCAGCTGCTGAGTTACATcatgataacatatatatatatatattttctgtcgATATATATGGTTCTGATATTTGTCACAACATTTTCCTGACAAAAAAAAGACGAATTTAAGTTGCTGTCTTCAAGTCAGTGTGAATGTTGCAAGTAACAAATTGTTGTCATTTATAAAGGAAAATGTCTTGTAATGATGGGTACGTTAACCGAACGGCGAGTAAATACACACGTTAATATCGCGTTGATGATACTAAGCCGACGCTACCCTCCCGTCCCTTCCCCCATATCTATAAACTTGGCACTCGTACAGCCTAATATAAAGTTATGAAATGTCAATACACTTGGCGCGCATGCATGCGTCCAATGAATGTTTTGGCGGGTAAACAAAGATGATGTTATTGTCTGCACCGTCGAGATTGATTGCATAACGAGGCATTAAACGTGCATTTATGGATATGGTTAGTTATGGATGGAAATGCTCCATTGTGATGATAAATCATGCATACTATACGATCTACATGACACTTACTTTTTCCATGACATGTAATataacatcccccccccctttttttgttaataaatatGCAACCCCAATTATACAAACGTTGTTGTTATATATTTCATGCTCATTATTGTTCAAATATCATAATGTGTATTTTCTACATCTCGTTCAGTCCATCATGATCTGTAAAGTGCAGTGCCGGATTATACAATTGACATTTAAGATATGTGCATAGGCTAGGGTCCCCGAAGTTGAGGGCGCTTCCAAGACCAACTTTCTACTTTCGGGTTGTTGAAGCACGTGGCTATTAGAAGTCCAGAGAGAGTTCTCAAAATAGTTTCAGGATCAGGAGGCCTGGCTCTGACCCTCTAACTTATTGTGATAGATTTATCAACGGTTAAAGTAACGTAGAATATAAGACGTCGCAGAGAGCTGTAGTAGGCCTCGTTGTCAGTTTCCATAGTGACAACTATATACTATTGTCTAGCGTTCATGCATAGCTAGCCCACCTGtctcgcacattccatttactCATCTGTGTAACAACACGCATCAATCAATTTGGTAATAACGGCATATTCAGCTGTATCGTAATAGCTGTCATTTTTTACTTCATTGGCAGTGCAACTACGTACAGCAAGGATAACACATACCGTGTAAAATAGAACAGATAATACTGGGCTGAGAGAAAATGCCCCAGTACAAATTGCATGTACTTTTGCACACTTGACATGCAACAAGTATTCTAAGTGTGCAAAGCGgtaattttcaatttgtttacGTTATGCACTGTGTGTAAGTCTTCAAAGTGAAATTTCTTTCTACGCATCCGTACCAGGAGGAAATCACCACATTTGGACAAGATACACGATTGCTAGACGTTATCTTAAATACGCCTGTTTCCAAGCAGTTTTATTTCGACTTTGGACCCAAAGCCGGTAGAATATATTAACCCGCTTAACTTCGATTATCAAAGTGTTAAATCGAAGCCTAAGCTACAAGTTTACCAGCCACTTTGTGTAACGAAGATGGAGACATGGAAGATTCTTACAACATTTGCCGGTAATATTGATCTCCCTTGtgtttttactttaaatttgaagggggtggggatCGAGGGGATATTTTGTTGCAAGAGGGCTGCAATTAATATGAggttctgggggggggggactcttACCTTCAGATCTTGTCAACAAAGTGAAAAATATACACTGGTGACAACCTTTCTTTTGTAGAATGAGAATTAGTCCAAGTTGATATGACTGAGAAACTTGAGGGGCCGAGGGTAGGGATTGGGGGAGGGAATTCGACAATATAATTGTCTCGCATAGTTTAGGAGAAACAAGCTGTCCTCGGAAATGTTcgtgagaggagggggggggggggtgggccgATGTGTATTCGACTCCCGAgctgaacattttaatctcAGGACCGCGAGGACGTCAAAATCAATTTCGGAATTAGGTGGTGATGGGCGCGTTAAGCCAATCGCTAAGGGGCCGATCATATCTGTTGATGCATATCTCTCTCTTTAATATGTAGTTGCCATTGCAGCGTATGTATTCCACGGTGGTGATCCGCCCAGGATAATTCAACCTCGTAACCCGAATGACCCCGAACGGCTACCGAAAGGAGTCACGAAGAAAGTTTTGATCGTGGGTGGCGGACTAGCTGGTCTTTCGGCCGGACTTGAACTGGTGGAGAGAGGGTATGATGTCACAATCCAAGAGAAGAACCAGGTGTTAGGTGGGCGATTGATGACAGAAGAAGTGGAAGTACAGG
Protein-coding regions in this window:
- the LOC139981157 gene encoding sodium/glucose cotransporter 4-like, translating into MAGGSNYSTGAIGSSLATPDYVIVIVYLVGILAVGLWASMRSSRSTLKGYFLAGSKMSWWPVGASLFASNIGCEHFIGLAGYGAANGISVAAYEINGMFIFVLLGWYFLPVYLASRVYTMPEYLNKRFGGQRIRVYLAILSLILSVLTKISVALFTGALFVQQALGWNLYPAVIILLTVTAIYTVMGGLAAVIYTDAAQTAIMIGGAAVLMILCKEVSWDELQLEYPLAIPRQALVGNISCGLPREDAFHLFRHPIHSDLPWPAMIFGITVSATWYVCADQVMVQRALAAKSVAHAKGGCILVGFLKSLPLFLMVYPGMISRVFFTDAVACVDSVECMKHCQSEVGCSNIAYPKLVVNIMPIGLKGLMLAVIMSSLMSSLTSIFNSSSTIFTIDIWTRFRPRAKETELMVVGRVFILVLVVIGILWISIIQSAQGGRLFDYIQSITSYLAPPICAVFVLAVSWKRTNEKGAFWGLMFGFVIGLIRMAIDFTFTAPACGEIDTRPTLLANWHYLYFGVFLFGVVSIFTIVVSLLTEPLPERYIRGLTFWTRKDKLITDDEPVIEVREEGRQESRENEDVSCGRRFVDVICGTGQDSNAAPTAKELDSLEKLSSLAETRTETIILNATAIFMLGCSLVLWVVFA